The genomic DNA CGGCGGTCCCGCCTACCCTGCCTCATTTTGCAGCTTCCTCGGCTTACTTACTCGAACTAGGGCATTTTCTACAAAAAGCCTTCTCCATTAGCTACGTCAAAGACCTTTTTAACTACCACCTTGCGCGGGTAGTGGCCACGAACGGTCGGCAGGGTGCCCTGGCCTACGTATGCGCTATCATTATCGTATCCGTCTTTTTTAGCAACGTATTTCGCTACCTGGGTGGCCGGTTGCTGGCCGGCGTGCGGGCGCGGGTGGTGCGCAACGTGCGCGGCACGCTCTTCGGCCGCATCACCGAGCTGGAGCTGGGCTACTTTTCGAACGAGCGCAAGGGCGACCTCATCTCGCGCCTCACCAACGACGTGCAGGAAGTCGAAATATCGGTGGTCAACACGCTCACGGCAGTCTTCAAAGAGCCCCTCAACATTGTCGGCATCTTCCTAATACTGCTTTCCATGTCGGTGCGGCTCACGCTGTTTTCGCTGGTGCTGCTGCCCATTTCGGGCGGCATCATCGCTAGCGTGTCGAAGCGGCTGCGGCGGCACGCCACCATCAGCCAGACCACGCTGGGGGCCATGCTTTCGGTGATTGAGGAAACGCTGGGCGGGATGCGGGTCATTAAGGGGTTTAATGCGCGCCGCTACGTGCTGGATAAGTTCGACTTTCAAAATGACCTCTACGCCCGCACCACCCGCGACATCGACAACACCCGCGACCTGGCCTCGCCGTTCTCTGAGTTTGCGGGCGTCACGGTGGTGGCGGGGCTGCTTTACTACGGCGGCTCGCTGGTGCTGAGCGGCCAGGCAGGGTTGTCGGCCGAGGCATTTATAGGGTACATCCTCCTGTTTTCGCAAATCCTGACGCCCGCCAAAAATCTCTCGGGGGCGTTTGGCGGCATCCAGCGCGGGCTGGTGGCCGGGGCGCGGGTGCTGGCCGTTATCGACAC from Hymenobacter psoromatis includes the following:
- a CDS encoding antibiotic ABC transporter ATP-binding protein; translation: MKTYLRLLSFARPYGNFLPRYILYTTLGIFFGIANFTLLIPLLSVLFDTKNIVATAVPPTLPHFAASSAYLLELGHFLQKAFSISYVKDLFNYHLARVVATNGRQGALAYVCAIIIVSVFFSNVFRYLGGRLLAGVRARVVRNVRGTLFGRITELELGYFSNERKGDLISRLTNDVQEVEISVVNTLTAVFKEPLNIVGIFLILLSMSVRLTLFSLVLLPISGGIIASVSKRLRRHATISQTTLGAMLSVIEETLGGMRVIKGFNARRYVLDKFDFQNDLYARTTRDIDNTRDLASPFSEFAGVTVVAGLLYYGGSLVLSGQAGLSAEAFIGYILLFSQILTPAKNLSGAFGGIQRGLVAGARVLAVIDTEPNVRDRPGAMALPPFQEQVELRNVSFHYGDVPVLYDLNLTVKKGQTIALVGPSGGGKSTLADLLPRFYDPSAGQVLIDGHDVRDCTLHSVRAQMGIVTQESILFNDTIYNNIKFNTEATEEQVIEAAKTANAHDFIMASSEGYQTSIGDRGGRLSGGQRQRLSIARAVLRNPPILILDEATSALDTESEKLVQEALTRLMAARTSLVIAHRLSTVRHADEIIVLQHGRIVERGTHDELSRRPGGLYQRLSQLQTNAALV